CACCATCATTTCCAACCTGCTCTCAAATGCGATAAAGTTTACAAGAAAGGGCGGTAAAGTGATTTGCCATCTGAATACTTCAGGTCAGTCAAGCCAGGAAGCGTTAGTATTAAAAATTACAGATACCGGCATCGGCATTCCGGAAGCTGAGCTGCCGAATATTTTCAACCGCTTTTACCAGGTTGATGGTTCAGCAACACGTAAGGATGAAGGGACGGGCATCGGGTTGTCACTGGTGAAGGAACTTCTGGAATTGATGAATGGCACGGTCGCTGTTAAAAGCCAGGAAGGGAAAGGATCTGAATTCACAGTCAGAATACCCATTACACAAAAGGCACCCAGGCAAACATTAAAGATCAAAGAGGAGCTGATTAATAAGCAATCAATTGACAAACAAATAAGTAAATTGCCACTGGAACAAACAAATGGCCAGGTTCCGGAACCAGGTACTATGGAGGAAGAGGAATATCCTCTTACGCTGATCATTGAAGACAATGAAGACGTTGCAAATTATATTGCGCTTTGCCTGGGAGGGGATTATAAAATCCATTATGCAAAAGACGGGAGCGAAGGCATTGATAAAGCTTTAAAGCTCATCCCGGATATCATCATCAGTGATGTCATGATGCCGGAGAAAGACGGATTTGAAGTATGTTCATTTCTGAAGCAGGATGAGCGCACCAGCCACATTCCCATCATCCTGCTCACGGCCAAGGCAACCAGGGAGGACCGCCTTACCGGACTGATGCATGGCGCCGATGCCTACCTGTCGAAGCCTTTCGATAAGAAAGAGTTGTCGATCCTCATGAAAAAGATGATAGAACTCAGGAAGAACCTGCGTGAAAAATTCAGCAGGAGAGAAGACCTTCTGCAGGGAACTGCGCCGGCAGAAAGCATGGAAGACCTTTTTATCCGGAAAGCCATCATGAATATTGAAAACAACATTGACAATTCCGGTTTCGGGACTTTGCAGCTTGCACGCCTGGCAGGGATGAGTGAATCACAGTTGTATCGAAAGCTCAAGGCTCTGACGGGAAAATCCACTGCTGTTTTCATCCGTTCCGTCAGGTTGCAGAAAGCAAGAGAGCTGCTAAAAACAACCGGGATGAATGTCTCAGAGATCGCTTATATGACGGGATTTAATGATCCTGCCTGGTTCAGCCGCGTCTTCAAAGAGGAGTTTGGGGAATCGCCGGGCGGGGTAAAAGGCAGGAATAATTAACAATCCGTTAATCCCCCACCCGCCCCTGGCTTATAGTATAACCTGACCAAATACTCCAAGCTTTTGAACAAATAACACAAGGGAAAATTCAGGTTTCATAGGAAATTTATGCACTATTTGGTTTCATTTTAAAAAGTAGGTTTATGAAAATAAAAACAACATTCTTTAAAAAACAGATACCCGTAGTGTTGATTATCCTGCTGGTTTTCATGTCATGCTATCGTTTTGATTTTGTTAACCAGCCCTTTTCTGCTGATATCAACAGCTCATTTGAAGCAGAGGTCAGTGTTGTAATGAATCCAGGAGGAGGATGACTTCCATTTATACCGACCTTCGGAATACGGTTGCCGGTAGGTTGGACGGTTAATGACAGCATCACTTATATTAATAATGGCGTGATGGGTTTGCTTGTGTATTCTGATTCCCTTAGTCAGGCAATGAGTTCCATAACACCAATGACAATAGGCTATTACTGGTGGGTAGCTGAGGGAACAACCCTTATGCCTTGCATCTATGGAACACCCTACATGTTATACCCGGTTATCCATACTGATGACCAGGCTGGTACATTTTATCTGGATTATATGATAGGTGACAACGGAGTACATCTGAACCACGATAGAAGCGACCATCACTTGATTACTGTTGGATTACATGAAAACATAACAGTCACCAATGCAAATGACAATGGACCCGGTTCACTGCGTGAAGCTATTGACCAGGTCGACTTCTATGGAACCATTGATTTTAATCTGAATGCCGGTGATACGATATTGCTTCAGGAACAACTCGATATACACAAGGATATCAATATTACAGGGCATACAGATATGCCGGTGGTGATCTCCGGTAATCATCAGAGCAGGGTCATGTACATTGATGACAGCAGGAACCCGCAGTTTTCTGATGTCCACATCGTACATGGTAACGCTGATAATGGAGGAGGTATCTATTGCGGTGCAAATTCAATAGTTACATTAAGAAGTGTAACAATAGCTCATAATACAGCCAATAATGGAGGTGGAATATATATTGATTATGGTGCCAATGTGATCCTTGACAGCATCAATTATTGTAATGTTTTCCTGAACAAATCGAGCAGCGGTCTTGGAGCAGACATATTTGCAAGTACGTTTACAAACCTGATGGTAGACACATTCTCAGTGCTGTATCCTACCAAATTTTATCTCTATCCCTATGAGTACTTTACCTGTAACATACAAAACAGCAAAATTCATCAGGTTGATGCTGATCTTTATGTATCACCCGCAGGTGATAACTCCAATAGTGGATTAACATCAGGTGAGCCATTGAAAACCATCAGGTATGCTTTTTCGTTACTCAGGCTTGATAGCCTTCATCAAAACAGCATATATCTGCTTAACGGCACATATAGCCCCTCAATAAATGCTGAACCTTTTCCTATAAATATGCTCAATTATTTAAGCATCATAGGTGAATCAGAATCAGGAGTAATACTTGATGCAGAGGGATCGTCAGTTGTTATGATAATAGAAAACGAATCGCTGAACAACTTAAGAGGGATTACCATAACCGGAGGCCTTGAAGAACCCTTTGGCCATGCGGTCAAGTGCCTTAATTCAAATGTTGATTTCGAGGATATTACAATAACCGATAACAAGGGAGGCGGAATTTATTTCTGGGATTCATTCATTAACATGGAAGATGTTAAAATTACTAATAATTCAATGAGTGGAGTGGTTGCTTCATGGGGAGGAAGAGGAGGCGGAATTTACGGAATTGATTCAGATCTTAACCTTAAAAATGTCTTGGTTTCAAACAACAAAGCGGATTATACCGGTGGGGGGATCTTTCTTGAGAGTTCCAGCGCCATGATGGAAGGCGTAACAGTTTCATATAATAAGGCTTATTATGGTGGCGGAATATATGCATATTATTGGACCAATGTAATTTATGATAGCCTGAACAGGTGTAATATTTACCTGAATGAAGCCAATTATGGCAACGACATCAAAACAAATGGTTTAGTTGTCGTTGATACGTTTACAGTATTGCATCCAAGCAAATTCCATGCTGAAGGTGATATTGAATTCGATATCCTCCATGCCAAAAAAGAGCAGGCCGAGACCGACCTCTATGTTTCACCAGGCGGGGATGATGAAAACAGCGGGCTGACAGCAGAAGACCCTCTAAAAACAATCAGGTTTGCTGAACTTATAATACGGGCTGATACAGCAAGTCAGCATACAATCAGATTGCTTGAAGGAATATATGGCCCATCATATAATGGCGAGAAAATGCCTGTCTATATAAAAGATTATATCAGTATCTGTGGAGAAAATACACACGGGGTGATCCTGGATGCAGAAGACCAGTCGGGAGTTATGCATATTGATTCCGATATAGGCACCAAAATTTCAAACCTGACCATCACCGGGGGGAATGAACATTATGGGGCAGGCCTTTTCTGTTCAGGCAATTCGGAAATTGAGAATTTAATTGTCAGGAACAACACAGCTGTGGATGGTGCAGGTATTGATGTGAATGGTGAGGGCACATTTTTAAAGAATGTACTTGTTATGGATAATAATGCCCAGTACTGCGGGGGTATTGCCTGTCGCAATGGAGGCCAGTTTACTGCAGAAAATATCACAGTTACAAACAATACAGGAGGAAGGGCTGGAGGGATTTACCTGGGCAATGGGGCTGCAGCGGTCATGAGAAATTCCATCATATCCGGCAATAATGGCTATGCTGTATCTTTTCTAAGTTTTAACAGCTGGAATTATTTTATGTCATCCTGGTCGAACATCAATGGGTGGGTCAATACCAACAGCAATGGCAGCTTCACCCATACAGGCATTTACCTGAGTGAAGATCCGTTGTTCGATGGAACAGGTGATCACCCCTTTGCCTTATCGGAAGGCTCTCCGTGCATTGATGCCGGGAACCCTGTTTTGACTGGCAACATTCCGGAATGGGACCTTATCGGCAACCAGCGTGTTTGGGATGGTGATGGCAATGGCGAAGCAATTATCGACATGGGTGCGTATGAGTTTGGCTCCCTGCCAGTTGGTGATGAAGAGTTGCTGGTTACAGGCTGTGGGATTAATGTCTATCCAAACCCGTGCTCAAACGTGGTGCGCCTGAGATTAACGACTAACGATTACCGGTTAACGGTTTGTGATTTGTATACGATCTCGGGATTGTGGATCAGGCGATTGGTGAATGAGGTGATGCCGGCCGGCGTGCATGAGATGGAGTTAGACGTGAGTGCGTTGCCTGAAGGAGTTTATTTGGTCCGGCTTCAGGCAGGTGATGGGGTTGTTACAAAGAAGCTGGTGAAGATTAACGCCTGCCTGCCGTAGCTAAGCGAAGGAAGGATTAACAGATTACAGAATAACGAATAACGATTTATTTTGGATTGTCGATTGGGGATTGTTTTGATGTCAGTGCCTGAAATATGTTGACCACTTTTTGACCATCAAAAAGTTAAGAAATGGCAACAACATCATCTTTTAAAAAGCAATTTGACCAAAGGAGACAACGTACTTTTTCAGAATCAATCAGAAAAGAAGTTGTACGCAA
Above is a window of Bacteroidota bacterium DNA encoding:
- a CDS encoding T9SS type A sorting domain-containing protein — translated: MGLLVYSDSLSQAMSSITPMTIGYYWWVAEGTTLMPCIYGTPYMLYPVIHTDDQAGTFYLDYMIGDNGVHLNHDRSDHHLITVGLHENITVTNANDNGPGSLREAIDQVDFYGTIDFNLNAGDTILLQEQLDIHKDINITGHTDMPVVISGNHQSRVMYIDDSRNPQFSDVHIVHGNADNGGGIYCGANSIVTLRSVTIAHNTANNGGGIYIDYGANVILDSINYCNVFLNKSSSGLGADIFASTFTNLMVDTFSVLYPTKFYLYPYEYFTCNIQNSKIHQVDADLYVSPAGDNSNSGLTSGEPLKTIRYAFSLLRLDSLHQNSIYLLNGTYSPSINAEPFPINMLNYLSIIGESESGVILDAEGSSVVMIIENESLNNLRGITITGGLEEPFGHAVKCLNSNVDFEDITITDNKGGGIYFWDSFINMEDVKITNNSMSGVVASWGGRGGGIYGIDSDLNLKNVLVSNNKADYTGGGIFLESSSAMMEGVTVSYNKAYYGGGIYAYYWTNVIYDSLNRCNIYLNEANYGNDIKTNGLVVVDTFTVLHPSKFHAEGDIEFDILHAKKEQAETDLYVSPGGDDENSGLTAEDPLKTIRFAELIIRADTASQHTIRLLEGIYGPSYNGEKMPVYIKDYISICGENTHGVILDAEDQSGVMHIDSDIGTKISNLTITGGNEHYGAGLFCSGNSEIENLIVRNNTAVDGAGIDVNGEGTFLKNVLVMDNNAQYCGGIACRNGGQFTAENITVTNNTGGRAGGIYLGNGAAAVMRNSIISGNNGYAVSFLSFNSWNYFMSSWSNINGWVNTNSNGSFTHTGIYLSEDPLFDGTGDHPFALSEGSPCIDAGNPVLTGNIPEWDLIGNQRVWDGDGNGEAIIDMGAYEFGSLPVGDEELLVTGCGINVYPNPCSNVVRLRLTTNDYRLTVCDLYTISGLWIRRLVNEVMPAGVHEMELDVSALPEGVYLVRLQAGDGVVTKKLVKINACLP